In Cicer arietinum cultivar CDC Frontier isolate Library 1 chromosome 7, Cicar.CDCFrontier_v2.0, whole genome shotgun sequence, a single window of DNA contains:
- the LOC101506957 gene encoding peroxisomal 2,4-dienoyl-CoA reductase [(3E)-enoyl-CoA-producing]: MCHEALKYLKKGGQGKDSSDKGGAIINISATLHYTASWYQIHVSAAKAAVDATTRNLALEWGTDYDIRVNGIAPGPISGTPGMSKLAPDEIGSKTRDEVPLYKLGEKWDIAMAALYLVSDAGKFINGDTIIVDGGLWLSRPRHLPKEAVRQVSRAIEKRSRNEPVGVPKSKL; encoded by the exons ATGTGCCATGAAGCTCTAAAATATCTCAAGAAAGGTGGACAAGGAAAGGACTCTTCTGATAAGGGAGGAGCAATAATAAACATTAGTGCTACCTTGCATTATACAGCTTCTTGGTATCAAATTCACGTATCTGCAGCAAAG GCAGCTGTTGATGCCACTACAAGAAATTTGGCACTGGAATGGGGAACAGACTATGATATTAGAGTCAATGGGATTGCACCGGGTCCAATAAGTGGCACTCCTGGCATGAGTAAACTGGCTCCTGACGAAATTGGTAGTAAAACCAGAGATGAAGTGCCTCTATATAAACTTGGGGAGAAATGGGATATTGCAATGGCTGCGCTTTACCTAGTATCAGATGCAG GAAAATTCATTAATGGCGACACTATCATAGTTGATGGAGGACTTTGGCTGAGCCGGCCTCGTCATTTACCGAAAGAGGCAGTGAGGCAGGTATCCCGAGCAATAGAAAAAAGATCCAGAAATGAACCAGTTGGTGTTCCAAAAAGCAAGCTATGA
- the LOC113784844 gene encoding uncharacterized protein yields MFLNNTSGEVLHNTAIPTHRKVGKGTLYNTSGEVLHNTAIPAGHVKVSPVIALEPNALLPIPDNNADMRFLGEAVSSYMAWPTHLVALDKILKKHKGNDKKILKNESITSPEKIQSNKPPAQQNKAGKPQKLEGNKAGKLQKLEGNKVAIVAAKKLDQGKSVAAAPKISQPCLAKYGACLDIQVKRNMGSNDDSRVITMNKAIFGDEYEEFLEKEHIYELLNHKELSATVISLYIRLSNRYSFLSPHKLSMCKLDPVNVKKYIVDMLLGNIEKDKLFSAPYNSGAHWMLFAINATSKVVYYLDPLHGKQQSLRYKDYVRHCFTSFSSSKRCYSVEEKV; encoded by the exons atgttcctgaataatacttcgggagaagtattgcacaacacagcGATCCCTACTCATCGGAAGGTCGGAAagggaacattgtacaatacttcgggagaagtattgcacaacacagcgatccctgcgggccatgtcaaagtatcacctgtcattgctttggaaccaaatgcgttgttgcctataccggacaacAATGCAGATATGAGGTTTTTGGGCGAAGCAGTTAGTAGTTAcatggcatggcccacacatcttgttgcccttgataag attctgaaaaagcataaagggaatgataaaaagattcTCAAAAATGAGTCAATTACATCGCctgaaaag attcaatcaaataaaccacccgcacagcaaaataaagctggcaaacctcaaaaattggagggtaataaagctggcaaactacaaaagctggagggtaataaagttGCCATAGTTGCAGCTAAAAAACTGGATCAGGGAAAATCAGTcgctgctgctcctaaaataagtcagccatgccttgctaaatacggggcgtgtcttgacatccaagtaaaaaggAATATGGGCAGCAACGACGATTCACGCGTCATAaccatgaataaagctatattcggagatgagtatgaagaatttcttgaaaaggagcacatatacgaacttctcaaccataaggagctgagtgctactgtcattagcttgtacataag attgtcaaatagatattcattcttgtctccgcataagctttcgatgtgtaaactcgatccagtgaatgtaaaaaaatacattgtagatatgttattaggaaatatagagaaggataagttgttctctgcaccatataattcagg ggcacattggatgctatttgcaatcaatgcgacctctAAAGTtgtatactatttagatcccttgcacggcaaacaacaatcactccgatataaagactatgttcgacac tgctttacaagtttttcgagctcaaagaggtgctacagtgtcgaagaaaaagtctaa
- the LOC101508032 gene encoding pentatricopeptide repeat-containing protein At1g71490-like: MVPLLIASLKDFVTHGHLSNAFKTFFHIQQHSNPSSSFNLLFYPIRLLLLSCTNLNSLPQGKQLHAYIISLGIHQNHVLISKLIHLYANFNLIADAQTVVEDSDSFDPLHWNMVISLYVKNSLFHEALSVYKIMLSRHVEPDDFTYPCILKACGELLDETNGVKVHKFIEASSLNSSLYVHNALVFMYGRFGKLNVARHLFDNMSVRDDVSWNTIISCYASRGMWEEAFRLFGRMQEEGVEMNIIIWNTIAGGCLHSANFKGALKMLSQMRMLVRLDSVAMVVGLNACSHIGALKMGKEIHGHAVRTCFDVFDNVKNALITMYSRCRDLSHAYALFQKIDEKGLITWNAMLSGYAHMDRAEEVSFLFREMLHENVEPNFVTIASVLPLCARIANLQHGKEFHCYMMKRQERFGDYLLLWNTLIDMYSRSGKVLEARKVFDSLSRRDEVTYTSMIMGYGMRGDGETALKLFEEMCRFDIKPDRVTMVAVLTACSHSGLVAHGQLFFRKMVEVYGMNPQIEHYSCMVDLFGRAGLLEKAKEXXXXXXXXXXXXMPYKPTTAMWATLIGACRIHGNTVMGEWAAGELLEMKPNHSGYYVLIANMYAAAGCWSKLAKVRIFMRDLGVRKAPGCAWVDVGSEFSSFLVGDTSHSHSGEIYPLMDGLNELMKDAGYVPSEGFVTSEQDFE, translated from the coding sequence atGGTTCCTCTTCTTATTGCATCCCTCAAAGATTTCGTCACACACGGCCACTTATCAAATGCATTCAAAACCTTCTTCCATATTCAGCAACACTCtaatccttcttcttctttcaatCTTCTCTTTTACCCCATTAGACTTCTTCTACTCTCTTGCACCAATCTCAACTCTCTCCCACAGGGTAAACAACTTCATGCCTATATTATCTCATTAGGTATTCATCAAAATCATGTATTGATTTCAAAGCTTATTCATTTATATGCTAATTTCAATCTCATTGCTGATGCTCAAACTGTTGTTGAGGATTCCGATAGTTTCGACCCTTTGCATTGGAATATGGTTATCTCTTTGTACGTTAAAAATAGTCTCTTTCATGAAGCTCTTTCTGTTTATAAGATAATGTTGAGTAGGCATGTTGAACCAGATGATTTTACTTATCCATGTATTCTCAAGGCTTGTGGGGAATTGTTAGATGAAACTAATGGTGTTAAGGTTCATAAGTTTATTGAAGCTAGTTCTCTTAACTCGAGTTTGTATGTACACAATGCTTTGGTGTTTATGTATGGTAGGTTTGGGAAGCTAAATGTTGCTCGCCATTTGTTTGATAATATGTCTGTTAGAGACGATGTTTCTTGGAACACTATAATTAGTTGTTATGCCTCTAGGGGTATGTGGGAGGAAGCGTTTCGGCTATTTGGGAGGATGCAAGAGGAGGGTGTTGaaatgaatataattatatggaATACCATTGCTGGAGGGTGCTTGCATTCTGCCAATTTCAAGGGGGCACTTAAGATGCTTTCTCAGATGAGAATGTTGGTTCGTTTGGACTCTGTTGCAATGGTTGTTGGATTAAATGCGTGTTCCCACATTGGAGCCCTTAAAATGGGAAAGGAGATTCATGGTCATGCTGTAAGGACTTGCTTTGATGTGTTTGACAACGTGAAAAATGCGTTGATTACAATGTATTCTAGGTGTCGAGACCTCAGTCATGCATATGCGTTGTTTCAGAAAATAGACGAGAAAGGTTTGATCACATGGAATGCCATGCTCTCTGGATATGCTCACATGGATCGAGCTGAGGAAGTCTCCTTCCTTTTCAGAGAAATGCTACATGAGAACGTTGAGCCTAATTTTGTGACTATTGCGAGTGTTCTTCCTCTTTGCGCTCGAATAGCAAATCTACAACATGGTAAAGAGTTTCATTGCTACATGATGAAGCGTCAAGAACGGTTTGGTGACTATTTATTATTGTGGAACACCCTGATAGATATGTATTCAAGGTCTGGCAAAGTTTTAGAGGCCAGGAAAGTGTTTGATTCATTAAGTAGGAGAGATGAAGTCACCTATACTTCCATGATTATGGGATATGGTATGAGGGGAGATGGAGAAACTGCTCTAAAACTATTTGAAGAGATGTGCAGGTTTGATATTAAACCGGATCGTGTAACGATGGTTGCAGTTCTAACAGCATGTAGTCATTCTGGCCTTGTAGCACATGGGCAATTGTTTTTTAGAAAGATGGTAGAAGTTTATGGAATGAATCCCCAGATTGAGCATTATTCCTGCATGGTTGATCTCTTTGGAAGGGCTGGTCTTCTTGAAAAAGCAAAGGAGNNNNNNNNNNNNNNNNNNNNNNNNNNNNNNNNNNNAATGCCATACAAGCCTACTACAGCAATGTGGGCCACTCTTATAGGAGCTTGTCGAATCCATGGAAATACAGTAATGGGGGAATGGGCTGCAGGAGAGTTGCTGGAAATGAAACCTAATCATTCaggttattatgtgttgattgcAAATATGTACGCAGCTGCTGGTTGTTGGAGCAAACTAGCAAAAGTGAGGATTTTTATGAGGGATTTAGGTGTGAGAAAGGCTCCTGGTTGTGCTTGGGTTGATGTTGGCAGTGAGTTTTCTTCCTTTTTAGTAGGGGACACTTCCCACTCTCATTCAGGTGAGATTTACCCCCTGATGGATGGGTTGAATGAACTCATGAAGGATGCTGGTTATGTACCTAGCGAAGGGTTTGTCACATCTGAACAAGATTTTGAGTAG
- the LOC101507280 gene encoding general transcription and DNA repair factor IIH subunit TFB5-like produces the protein MVNATKGVFISCDIPMAQYIINMNASLPASDKFIIHILDSTHMFVQPHVELMIRSQIAKFREDNTYVKPS, from the exons ATGGTTAATGCAACTAAAGGCGTCTTTATTTCCTG TGACATACCTATGgctcaatatatcatcaatatgAATGCTTCTCTGCCTGCATCTGACAAGTTCATAATACATATTTTGGATAGTACTCACATGTTTGTTCAACCACATGTCGAGCTAATGATTCGAAGTCAAATTGCAAAGTTTAGAGAGGACAACACTTATGTCAAGCCTTCTTGA